From the genome of Labrus bergylta chromosome 12, fLabBer1.1, whole genome shotgun sequence, one region includes:
- the slc25a33 gene encoding solute carrier family 25 member 33 translates to MPQKDTLLNLFAGGCSGTVGAIVTCPLEVLKTRLQSSSLALRPVFQVQLGTFNGTGVIRPGTVTPGLLQVLRSILEKEGPRSLFRGLGPNLVGVAPSRAIYFAAYSKSKEMFNGLFVPNSGAVHMSSAGVAAFVTNSLMNPIWMVKTRMQLEKKARGEKKMNALQCARYVHKTEGFRGFYRGLTASYAGISETMICFLIYETLKKQLAESQLSSRNNEKEKGASDFLGLMLAAAFSKGCASCIAYPHEVIRTRLREEGSKYKYFFQTGRLIMVEEGYAAFYRGLIPQLIRQIPNTAIVLSTYELIVHLLGESK, encoded by the exons atgCCGCAGAAAGACACGCTGCTAAATCTCTTCGCCGGAGG GTGTAGTGGTACGGTGGGAGCCATCGTGACCTGCCCCCTGGAGGTGTTGAAGACACGGTTGCAGTCTTCTAGCCTTGCCCTCCGACCTGTCTTCCAGGTCCAGCTGGGCACATTCAATGGAACCGGAGTTATCCGACCCGGAACTGTTACGCCGGGACTGCTGCAGGTCCTACG ATCAATCCTAGAAAAAGAAGGACCGAGATCACTTTTCCGTGGCCTGGGGCCGAACCTTGTTGGTGTGGCCCCTTCAAG ggcCATTTATTTCGCTGCATACTCTAAATCTAAAGAGATGTTCAATGGGCTGTTTGTGCCTAACAGTGGTGCTGTGCACATGTCCTCTGCTGGTGTTGCAG CTTTCGTTACTAACTCTCTGATGAACCCCATCTGGATGGTCAAGACCAGGATGCAGCTGGAAAAAAA agccagaggagaaaagaaaatgaacgcTCTTCAGTGTGCCCGCTACGTTCACAAAACCGAAGGGTTTCGTGGCTTTTACCGAGGCCTGACCGCATCATATGCCGGCATCTCAGAGACCATGATCTGCTTCCTCATCTACGAGACACTGAAGAAACAGCTTGCTGAGAGCCAGTTATCCTCCCGGaataatgaaaaggaaaaaggagcGTCAGACTTCCTGGGTCTGATGTTGGCAGCTGCATTTTCAAAGGGTTGTGCGTCCTGCATAGCCTACCCACACG AGGTCATTCGGACACGGCTGCGTGAGGAGGGCAGCAAGTACAAGTACTTCTTCCAGACCGGGAGGTTAATAATGGTGGAGGAAGGCTATGCAGCTTTTTATAGAGGACTCATTCCACAGCTTATTAGACAAATCCCCAACACAGCCATCGTCCTCTCAACATATGAACTCATTGTCCATCTGCTTGGGGAGTCCAAGTGA